The following proteins are encoded in a genomic region of Fervidobacterium pennivorans DSM 9078:
- a CDS encoding acetamidase/formamidase family protein, with the protein MGVRHFVDTQKKVFAFSPDNAPAVSVNSGDEVVFETLDCFSNQIKTCEDKLESLDWNQVNPATGPVFVNGAEPGDVLEIQIVDIKVNNQGVMATGKGLGPLGGKFEGYYTKIVKVENSKAIFNDLELDIEPMVGVIGVAPKEGTINCGTPGSHGGNLDTRYIKKGARVFLPVSVKGGLLALGDLHALMGDGEVCGTGIEVAGEVRTVVRVRKNLSLKNPMVVSEGIVFTLVSSKTLDEAVKEAVGDMFEFVMSRTNISPEELVMLFSIVGNTEISQVVDPLVTTRFSMPVDILERLGVSI; encoded by the coding sequence ATGGGTGTGAGGCATTTTGTAGATACGCAAAAGAAGGTTTTCGCATTTTCGCCGGATAATGCTCCTGCTGTTTCTGTAAATAGCGGTGATGAGGTTGTTTTCGAAACGCTTGATTGTTTTTCCAACCAGATAAAGACTTGCGAAGATAAGCTTGAGAGCCTCGACTGGAACCAGGTAAATCCAGCAACTGGTCCAGTCTTTGTGAACGGTGCAGAGCCGGGAGATGTGCTGGAAATACAGATAGTGGATATAAAAGTGAATAATCAAGGTGTGATGGCAACGGGAAAAGGACTCGGACCGCTTGGAGGGAAGTTCGAGGGGTATTATACAAAAATAGTCAAGGTTGAGAATTCGAAGGCTATTTTCAACGATTTGGAGCTCGATATAGAACCCATGGTAGGTGTAATCGGTGTTGCACCGAAGGAAGGGACGATAAATTGCGGAACGCCGGGTTCGCACGGTGGGAATTTGGACACGAGGTACATAAAGAAAGGTGCAAGGGTGTTTTTACCAGTTTCCGTCAAAGGTGGTTTGCTTGCACTTGGTGATTTGCATGCGCTCATGGGCGATGGGGAGGTTTGCGGTACTGGAATAGAAGTCGCAGGAGAAGTTCGAACAGTAGTGCGTGTACGAAAGAACTTGAGTTTAAAGAACCCCATGGTTGTGTCCGAGGGAATAGTATTCACATTGGTCTCATCAAAGACGCTCGATGAAGCTGTGAAAGAAGCTGTGGGCGATATGTTTGAGTTCGTAATGAGCCGAACGAATATTAGTCCCGAAGAATTGGTGATGTTGTTTAGCATAGTTGGGAATACGGAGATTTCTCAGGTTGTGGACCCGCTTGTCACCACAAGGTTCAGCATGCCTGTGGATATCTTAGAGAGATTAGGCGTATCTATTTGA
- a CDS encoding HAD family hydrolase: MGAKQIDTIVFDLGRVLIHWDPYGYMVEHFDEEVAKVLTEKVFSIEEWNLMDKGEISEAQFWKMVEERYPEYGEYIRHMKSAVLSLLKPIEENAKLLPVLKKMGYRLLVLSNFSYKAFEHVYNTFEFFKYFDGMVISSHVKKIKPNEDIFYELMERYGVVPMHSLFIDDRKDNIETASRLGFSVIHLTDYRVLKEELEKVLGHPVE, from the coding sequence ATGGGGGCTAAACAGATAGATACGATTGTTTTCGACCTTGGGAGAGTTTTGATTCACTGGGACCCTTACGGGTACATGGTAGAGCACTTCGACGAAGAAGTTGCGAAGGTGCTAACGGAGAAGGTTTTCTCGATTGAAGAGTGGAACTTGATGGATAAGGGAGAGATCTCAGAAGCCCAGTTTTGGAAGATGGTTGAGGAAAGATACCCCGAGTATGGCGAGTACATTCGCCACATGAAGAGTGCGGTGCTCAGCCTTTTGAAACCGATTGAGGAGAATGCCAAACTGTTGCCGGTGTTGAAAAAGATGGGATACAGGCTGCTCGTGCTTTCTAATTTCAGCTACAAAGCGTTTGAGCATGTGTACAATACGTTTGAATTCTTTAAGTATTTCGACGGTATGGTCATATCGAGCCACGTGAAAAAGATAAAGCCGAATGAGGATATCTTCTACGAGCTTATGGAGCGCTACGGTGTTGTGCCGATGCATTCGCTGTTTATAGATGATAGGAAGGACAATATCGAGACGGCAAGTAGGTTGGGATTTTCAGTAATACACTTGACCGACTACAGGGTTTTGAAAGAAGAGCTTGAAAAAGTGTTGGGGCATCCTGTAGAGTGA
- a CDS encoding glycosyltransferase family 2 protein, whose protein sequence is MAVLPLVSVILPTLNEEKTIEKTIISFIESDYQNVELIVVDGMSSDRTREIVERLKEKYPNKIRLLENSKKYTPSGINIGIKNANGKYIMLASGHASYSKNYISACVQALENNECDVAGGVMEVLPRSSNVKAVAISEILKHPFGIGGAKYRTNNQKKEYVDTVAYGIYKREIFEKVGLFNEELIRNQDIEFNIRLKNAGYKILLIPEARAYYYARDTYTKLWQNNYSNGFWVTHSSKFVKRAYRPRHLVPMLFVLYLISLLLLLLPVNRVLKFLYALPASLYLALSIYFSSQVAIKHKKIALVPYTFFSFLVLHISYGIGSIVGIFKNRR, encoded by the coding sequence ATGGCTGTTCTACCACTCGTTTCGGTAATTCTCCCAACTCTCAACGAAGAAAAAACAATCGAAAAGACAATAATTAGCTTTATCGAATCGGATTACCAAAATGTTGAACTCATAGTCGTCGACGGCATGAGCTCAGACAGAACGAGAGAAATAGTCGAAAGGCTCAAAGAAAAATACCCAAACAAAATAAGATTGCTTGAGAATTCCAAAAAATATACGCCATCCGGTATAAACATCGGCATCAAGAATGCAAACGGAAAGTACATTATGCTTGCAAGCGGACATGCGTCTTACTCAAAAAATTACATCTCTGCCTGTGTCCAAGCGCTTGAAAACAACGAATGCGACGTAGCAGGCGGGGTTATGGAAGTCTTGCCAAGAAGTAGCAACGTAAAAGCCGTTGCTATAAGCGAAATATTGAAACACCCATTCGGAATAGGCGGTGCGAAATATAGAACAAACAACCAGAAGAAAGAATACGTCGACACCGTTGCGTACGGCATATACAAAAGGGAAATCTTTGAAAAAGTAGGGCTTTTCAATGAAGAACTAATAAGAAACCAAGACATTGAATTCAACATCCGATTAAAAAACGCTGGCTACAAGATATTGCTCATTCCAGAAGCTCGAGCATATTACTATGCGAGGGACACATACACAAAACTATGGCAAAATAACTACTCAAACGGCTTTTGGGTAACCCACAGCTCCAAATTCGTCAAAAGGGCATATCGACCAAGACATTTAGTGCCGATGCTCTTTGTCTTGTATCTCATTTCTTTGCTCTTATTGCTCTTGCCAGTGAATAGAGTTCTGAAGTTTTTATACGCACTCCCTGCTTCTCTGTACCTGGCTCTGAGCATTTACTTCTCATCACAGGTTGCAATCAAGCACAAAAAGATTGCGCTCGTTCCTTATACATTCTTTTCATTCTTAGTTTTGCACATCTCATATGGCATCGGTTCGATAGTGGGAATCTTTAAGAATAGGAGATGA
- a CDS encoding LCP family protein translates to MQNFLKFIVAFSLSLIITAIIVGVYLNTRLEKIKFTDLFSLEEVYAAKDTNNPTAPSNEKFAAVLFGLDARQEGEHARSDTIMVLLIDHANKKIKLASIMRDLYVKIPGFDKRKINSAYELGGPKLALATLNKTFQLSLTRYATVDFEGFEKIIDAVGGVEIDVKPEEVEHININMREVKNLLGGKLPEVKKPGLQKLNGRQALAYARIRYVGNADYERVQRQQRVLEQVFEKLKTASVSTKLRIINLVLPYIETNIPKSELISLGSRNYSAYTLERFRVPINGSFQEGHAVIDGVNQWVFITDIPKNTKALHEFLGK, encoded by the coding sequence ATGCAAAATTTCTTGAAATTCATTGTCGCATTCTCGTTATCTTTGATAATAACAGCAATCATCGTCGGGGTATACCTCAACACAAGGCTTGAAAAAATTAAATTCACAGACTTGTTCAGTCTCGAAGAAGTTTATGCCGCAAAAGATACGAACAACCCGACAGCTCCAAGCAACGAAAAATTTGCGGCTGTGCTCTTTGGTCTTGACGCAAGGCAAGAAGGAGAACACGCAAGGAGCGATACGATAATGGTATTGCTAATAGACCATGCTAATAAAAAAATAAAGCTTGCTTCGATAATGAGAGATCTGTACGTTAAAATCCCCGGATTTGACAAAAGAAAGATAAACAGTGCATACGAACTCGGCGGTCCGAAACTTGCACTTGCAACGCTTAACAAAACGTTCCAGTTATCTTTAACAAGATACGCTACCGTCGATTTTGAAGGGTTCGAAAAGATAATAGACGCCGTCGGTGGCGTTGAAATAGATGTTAAACCAGAAGAAGTTGAACATATAAACATAAACATGCGAGAGGTAAAAAATTTGCTTGGCGGAAAACTTCCTGAAGTCAAAAAGCCCGGCTTGCAAAAACTGAATGGGCGACAGGCTCTTGCATATGCAAGGATAAGATACGTTGGCAATGCTGACTACGAGCGCGTTCAACGCCAACAGAGAGTCCTCGAGCAGGTATTTGAAAAACTAAAAACCGCATCTGTTTCAACAAAACTAAGGATAATAAATTTGGTGCTTCCATATATAGAAACCAACATTCCAAAGTCAGAGCTCATCTCGCTCGGAAGCAGGAACTACTCAGCATACACTCTCGAAAGGTTCAGGGTGCCAATAAACGGTTCCTTCCAAGAAGGACATGCAGTGATAGATGGCGTGAACCAGTGGGTGTTTATAACCGATATACCGAAGAATACAAAAGCACTGCACGAATTTCTGGGAAAGTGA
- a CDS encoding helix-turn-helix domain-containing protein: protein MESYDRIICKVNEEKLMKIDDFSNMIGKSPDAIRKMIERKTLIATKIGGRWAVYPEYFKSR from the coding sequence ATGGAGTCATACGATAGGATTATCTGCAAAGTTAACGAAGAAAAACTTATGAAGATAGATGATTTTTCGAATATGATTGGCAAATCGCCTGATGCAATCAGAAAGATGATTGAAAGGAAAACACTTATTGCTACAAAAATCGGTGGACGATGGGCGGTGTATCCAGAATATTTTAAATCACGGTGA
- the wecB gene encoding non-hydrolyzing UDP-N-acetylglucosamine 2-epimerase gives MRIGIVFGTRPEIIKVATVYLKAKELGVDADFICTGQHREMVDMMKGIFGVESDIDMNIMTANQTLNEVMYRVVKGFEELLNERKYDWIFVQGDTTTAMAAALAAFNRGVKVGHIEAGLRSGDLYDPFPEEMNRRVIDQVSEKMFAPTEKSRATLFREGFDESRILVTGNTVIDAQMYVVEHFDLDAERKKIFDDGEYFLVTLHRRENIGDRMRNILKALRKFAENEKIHLVFPVHKNPKVREIVYSELDGCKYAKLTEPVDYVQLTALLKGAKFIATDSGGIQEEAPTFGKFVVVCRETTERPELIESGFGVLAGTQTDGVLNAMYKALEFQPGELKNPFGDGKASERIIRAVIE, from the coding sequence GTGCGAATAGGGATAGTGTTTGGGACGAGGCCTGAGATAATAAAGGTTGCCACGGTCTATTTGAAAGCGAAGGAGCTTGGCGTGGATGCGGATTTTATCTGCACAGGTCAGCACAGAGAAATGGTTGACATGATGAAGGGGATATTCGGTGTTGAGTCTGATATAGATATGAACATAATGACAGCAAATCAGACGCTCAACGAGGTTATGTACAGAGTTGTCAAAGGTTTTGAAGAGCTTTTGAATGAGCGAAAGTACGACTGGATATTCGTCCAAGGTGATACGACAACGGCTATGGCAGCAGCTCTTGCTGCTTTCAATAGAGGCGTTAAGGTGGGGCATATAGAGGCTGGGTTGAGGAGTGGTGATTTGTACGACCCGTTCCCTGAAGAGATGAACAGAAGGGTGATTGACCAAGTTTCAGAGAAGATGTTCGCACCGACGGAAAAGTCAAGAGCGACACTTTTCAGGGAAGGTTTTGATGAAAGCAGGATATTGGTGACGGGGAATACGGTTATAGATGCACAGATGTATGTTGTAGAGCATTTCGATTTGGATGCGGAAAGAAAGAAGATTTTTGATGATGGTGAATATTTCTTAGTTACATTGCACAGAAGGGAGAACATAGGGGATAGAATGAGGAATATATTGAAAGCGTTGAGAAAGTTTGCTGAAAACGAGAAGATACACCTTGTCTTTCCTGTTCACAAAAATCCGAAAGTGCGGGAGATTGTATACTCAGAACTTGACGGATGTAAATATGCGAAGTTGACTGAACCGGTTGACTACGTCCAGCTCACAGCTTTGCTTAAAGGTGCAAAGTTCATCGCAACAGACAGTGGGGGAATTCAAGAGGAAGCGCCTACGTTTGGAAAATTTGTCGTAGTGTGCAGGGAGACAACGGAAAGACCAGAGCTCATTGAAAGTGGTTTCGGTGTTCTTGCAGGCACGCAGACGGATGGTGTCTTAAACGCGATGTACAAAGCCTTGGAATTCCAACCAGGTGAGCTGAAAAATCCATTTGGAGACGGAAAAGCTTCGGAGAGGATAATAAGGGCGGTAATCGAATAG
- a CDS encoding AAA family ATPase, translating to MNPFKIGRAYSPESFVDRVDEYCDLLEGVKSGNNVVVIAPRRFGKTWFLQKFSVESGFSCLYVDLFGVYSVRGLVNTLVEQIFEILRRKDLMAFFVNYLKNLPFSIQFNLGFVGVSFSKEVDNEMLLGGLYELLNRVQRELNERLVIVLDEFQAYKNVHKNLAESLRSYIQSAENVGFVFSGSFKHMLEQLFFENSGILYHSCLKVDLNPLLPEDDCVEYLVRQFGRTGKVISPDLAKEVYTKTKGHPYYLQLFGYELWSRTQAEVDFEDVEDAFNNIVEKESYNYDILVETLGYKYVKNALKLVAEQSGELFSSGTLEGYDIPNSSALSKVLRKLSEYGIVEKLGRGRYEIVDPVFEEYARKRFSN from the coding sequence ATGAATCCTTTTAAAATCGGAAGGGCGTACAGTCCGGAGAGTTTTGTTGATAGAGTAGATGAATACTGTGATCTTCTCGAAGGTGTCAAGAGCGGGAATAATGTTGTGGTTATCGCACCTCGCAGGTTTGGAAAGACGTGGTTTTTGCAGAAATTTTCTGTAGAGAGCGGGTTTAGTTGTCTTTACGTTGATTTGTTCGGAGTTTATTCGGTTAGAGGGCTTGTTAATACCTTAGTTGAGCAGATTTTCGAGATTTTGCGTCGGAAAGATTTGATGGCATTTTTTGTGAACTATCTGAAGAATCTGCCTTTCAGCATCCAGTTCAATTTGGGTTTTGTCGGCGTTTCTTTTTCTAAGGAAGTTGATAATGAGATGTTGCTCGGCGGACTATATGAGCTACTGAACAGAGTCCAGAGGGAGCTCAATGAGAGGTTGGTTATCGTCTTGGACGAATTCCAAGCGTACAAGAACGTCCACAAGAATTTGGCGGAGAGTTTGAGAAGTTATATTCAATCTGCAGAAAACGTAGGTTTTGTTTTCTCTGGTTCTTTCAAACACATGCTCGAGCAGTTGTTTTTTGAAAACTCTGGCATATTGTACCATTCTTGTCTGAAGGTTGATTTGAATCCACTGTTGCCAGAAGACGATTGTGTTGAGTATCTTGTGAGGCAGTTTGGAAGAACGGGAAAGGTTATTTCTCCTGATTTAGCAAAAGAAGTGTATACCAAAACGAAGGGACATCCGTATTATTTGCAGCTTTTCGGGTACGAATTGTGGAGCAGAACTCAAGCAGAAGTGGATTTTGAAGATGTGGAAGATGCGTTTAATAATATTGTTGAGAAAGAGTCGTACAATTACGATATTTTGGTCGAAACACTAGGGTACAAGTATGTTAAGAATGCGCTAAAGTTAGTTGCGGAACAGTCAGGCGAACTATTTTCCTCCGGTACGTTAGAAGGCTACGATATTCCAAATTCATCTGCACTGAGCAAGGTGTTGAGAAAGCTTTCAGAGTATGGAATTGTCGAAAAACTCGGAAGGGGAAGGTACGAGATTGTTGACCCAGTGTTTGAAGAGTACGCAAGAAAGAGGTTCAGTAATTGA
- a CDS encoding NAD/NADP-dependent octopine/nopaline dehydrogenase family protein, with protein MKVCIIGGGNGGQALAGVLALRGFDVSLYNRSEQRIERIIKTKKIELQGSISGITYISFATTDLREAISGRQLLLVVLPAFAHREIALKLAPYLEDGQIIILNPGRTAGALEFYTALKQFGVDKDITVAEAQTFLFASRITGPGVVKIFGVKNAVPVAALPAQKNTILKDAIEKVLPEFRIVPNTLHTSFANIGAVFHPASVLLNAGWIESTSGDFEFYTNGISPSVAKVLQAIDDERCAVAKSFGLETMSALEWLKYAYSVEGEDLYEALQLNKAYKGIKAPSSIDNRYILEDVPMSLVPISEFGKVTGVRTPTIDTIISLASVMLGRDFRKEGRTLEKLGLLGKSPEEVKRIMEVGI; from the coding sequence ATGAAAGTATGTATCATAGGAGGCGGTAATGGCGGTCAGGCGCTTGCTGGAGTACTTGCTTTAAGAGGATTTGATGTCTCATTGTACAACAGAAGTGAGCAAAGAATTGAAAGGATTATAAAAACCAAAAAAATTGAGTTGCAAGGTTCTATATCAGGCATAACTTATATTTCCTTCGCTACAACAGACCTAAGAGAAGCAATATCAGGCAGGCAGTTACTTTTGGTAGTGCTTCCCGCTTTTGCCCACAGAGAGATTGCCTTAAAGTTAGCCCCATATTTAGAAGACGGACAGATAATAATCTTGAACCCAGGCAGGACCGCTGGTGCTTTGGAGTTCTACACTGCTTTGAAGCAATTTGGTGTTGATAAAGACATCACAGTAGCAGAGGCTCAGACGTTCCTCTTCGCTTCACGCATAACCGGTCCGGGAGTTGTAAAGATATTTGGAGTTAAGAATGCCGTGCCAGTTGCCGCACTTCCCGCTCAGAAAAATACTATACTCAAAGATGCAATTGAAAAAGTGCTTCCGGAATTCAGAATTGTTCCAAACACGCTTCACACTTCTTTTGCAAACATAGGGGCTGTTTTCCATCCTGCAAGCGTCTTGCTGAACGCTGGATGGATTGAATCAACATCGGGTGATTTTGAATTTTACACAAACGGGATATCGCCGAGTGTAGCTAAAGTTTTACAGGCGATTGATGATGAAAGATGTGCGGTTGCCAAATCTTTTGGATTAGAAACCATGAGTGCACTCGAGTGGCTCAAATATGCTTACAGTGTGGAGGGGGAAGACCTATACGAAGCGTTGCAACTGAACAAAGCTTACAAGGGTATAAAGGCACCAAGTTCGATTGATAACCGCTACATACTCGAGGACGTGCCAATGAGCTTAGTGCCGATTTCAGAATTCGGCAAAGTTACAGGCGTTCGAACACCAACAATAGACACGATTATTTCATTAGCATCAGTAATGCTGGGACGTGATTTCAGAAAAGAGGGTCGCACGCTTGAAAAACTTGGACTTCTCGGCAAGAGTCCAGAAGAAGTTAAAAGGATCATGGAGGTGGGAATATGA
- a CDS encoding cobalamin B12-binding domain-containing protein → MRILGAAIGSCVHNAGLFNFLRLAEDNGYETIYLGSAVPLEVLVKAIEEENPDIVALSYRLGAEPLRKLLRKLEKMLKKRKLLDKLYIFGGAYETGKVAKEFRFIKHVFDGTEELEDVVMFLRGTVRAEFLDVTYPQTLSERVKFKAPFPLIRHHIGLQTLEETEEEIRKLAESGQLDIISIAPDQNCQQYFFEPEKMDPAQDGAGGVPIRKREDFVRLYEASRRGNYPLVRCYSGTTHLLEFSKLLKETINNAWAAIPLMWYSDLDRRSDRPLREAIKENMKAIRWNAKHGVPVEINDPHQWALRYAHDAVEVAMTYITAFVAKKLGVRDYVQQFMLETPNGYSPKGDLAKNLAKRELIEPLQDENFKIYRMIRTGLMSMPSDPHAAMAQLSVSMYYGWALEPHIVHVVAYSEAIQRATAKEIIESVKMAKRAISLAMRGTPDPLADRWVRREKNRIMQEAMAIIEAIKELKGGSEDALADPDTLYEAVRLGILDAPALKSFSVAKGEVKVKIIDGIARSVDEFGRPLPEEVRLENILSEVADVENSDSI, encoded by the coding sequence ATGAGAATTTTGGGCGCTGCGATAGGAAGTTGCGTTCACAACGCCGGGTTATTCAACTTCCTCCGATTAGCAGAAGACAATGGGTACGAGACTATATATCTCGGTTCTGCAGTACCTCTGGAAGTCTTGGTGAAAGCTATAGAAGAAGAAAATCCGGATATAGTCGCGCTAAGTTACAGACTCGGCGCAGAACCATTGCGAAAACTCTTAAGAAAACTTGAAAAGATGCTCAAGAAAAGAAAATTGTTAGACAAACTATACATTTTCGGTGGGGCGTATGAAACTGGAAAGGTAGCTAAAGAATTCAGATTTATCAAGCACGTATTCGACGGAACTGAAGAGCTTGAAGACGTAGTCATGTTCCTGAGAGGAACCGTTCGTGCAGAGTTTTTGGATGTAACCTATCCACAAACCTTATCTGAACGTGTGAAGTTCAAAGCACCGTTCCCATTGATAAGGCATCACATAGGTTTGCAAACATTAGAAGAGACTGAGGAAGAAATCAGAAAACTTGCTGAATCGGGACAACTTGACATTATCTCAATTGCGCCTGATCAGAATTGTCAACAGTACTTTTTCGAACCTGAGAAGATGGACCCGGCACAAGATGGCGCTGGCGGTGTGCCAATAAGGAAAAGGGAAGATTTCGTGAGGCTGTACGAAGCGTCAAGAAGAGGTAATTATCCACTAGTACGCTGTTATTCAGGCACAACGCACTTGCTTGAATTCTCAAAATTACTGAAAGAGACTATTAACAACGCTTGGGCAGCTATACCATTGATGTGGTATAGTGACCTCGACAGGCGTTCAGACAGACCGCTTAGGGAAGCGATAAAAGAAAATATGAAAGCCATAAGGTGGAATGCAAAGCACGGCGTACCTGTTGAAATCAACGATCCGCACCAATGGGCTTTGAGATATGCTCACGATGCAGTCGAAGTTGCAATGACTTACATAACAGCTTTTGTAGCAAAAAAATTAGGCGTTAGAGACTATGTCCAGCAATTCATGCTCGAAACACCGAACGGTTATTCACCAAAAGGAGACCTTGCGAAAAACCTTGCTAAACGCGAGCTTATAGAACCGCTCCAAGACGAGAACTTCAAAATCTACAGAATGATTCGCACCGGTTTGATGTCGATGCCATCGGACCCGCACGCAGCGATGGCTCAACTCAGTGTTTCAATGTACTACGGTTGGGCATTAGAGCCTCACATAGTTCACGTTGTAGCTTACTCAGAAGCAATCCAGAGAGCCACAGCCAAAGAGATAATCGAAAGCGTGAAAATGGCAAAGCGTGCGATAAGCCTTGCGATGCGTGGCACACCTGACCCACTTGCCGACAGATGGGTCAGAAGAGAAAAGAACAGAATAATGCAAGAAGCGATGGCAATAATCGAAGCTATAAAAGAACTCAAAGGCGGAAGCGAAGATGCATTAGCCGACCCCGATACGCTTTATGAAGCAGTAAGACTTGGCATCTTAGACGCTCCTGCACTTAAGAGCTTCTCAGTCGCAAAAGGCGAAGTAAAAGTAAAGATTATCGACGGCATAGCCCGTTCTGTTGATGAATTCGGCAGGCCATTACCTGAAGAAGTCAGGCTTGAGAATATCCTTTCGGAGGTGGCTGACGTTGAAAATAGCGATAGCATATGA
- a CDS encoding D-alanine--D-alanine ligase family protein produces the protein MKIAIAYDKSNLDNERWKMVQSVSEALSKKYDAEPVAFEDNFCEKVKKYDAVFNLSTAYKQMHVPAILEVLKIPFTGSSAAAHALCIDKLKTKIILKHFGIPTPDFISVDLDEEVPEIDFYPAIVKPVKEGSAKGIYADSVVHNHEELKEKVLRVHKEFEQPALVEQFIEGDREYSIGIVGSKVLPILEIDFSSLPEGLERFYSHRVKHEYGEQTTYICPAQLTEELKAQIEHYALKSFKVLGLRNYARMDLRVKDGKIYFLEANSLPMLTPNYSDIIKMAQAAGYTYDEFILTIFEDALRK, from the coding sequence TTGAAAATAGCGATAGCATATGACAAATCAAATCTCGACAACGAGCGCTGGAAGATGGTCCAATCAGTCTCTGAAGCGCTTTCAAAAAAATACGATGCAGAACCAGTCGCCTTTGAAGATAACTTCTGCGAAAAGGTAAAAAAATACGATGCCGTTTTCAACCTCTCAACGGCATACAAACAGATGCACGTACCCGCAATACTTGAAGTATTGAAAATCCCATTCACCGGCTCGTCAGCTGCCGCTCATGCACTGTGCATCGACAAGCTTAAAACCAAAATAATTCTCAAACACTTCGGCATTCCAACGCCTGACTTCATTTCAGTTGACTTAGATGAAGAAGTCCCTGAAATAGATTTTTATCCAGCAATCGTCAAACCGGTGAAAGAAGGGAGTGCAAAAGGCATATACGCCGATTCTGTTGTGCATAACCACGAAGAGTTGAAAGAAAAGGTTCTGAGAGTACACAAAGAGTTTGAACAACCAGCTTTGGTTGAACAATTTATCGAAGGAGACAGAGAATACAGCATAGGAATAGTCGGCAGTAAAGTCTTGCCAATACTCGAGATAGACTTCTCATCGCTACCGGAAGGGCTCGAAAGATTCTATTCACATCGTGTCAAACACGAATACGGAGAACAGACAACCTACATCTGCCCAGCGCAACTCACGGAAGAACTGAAAGCACAAATCGAACACTACGCATTGAAATCATTCAAAGTCCTCGGGCTTAGAAACTACGCTCGAATGGATTTAAGAGTAAAAGATGGCAAAATATACTTCTTGGAAGCAAACTCATTGCCAATGCTCACGCCAAACTATTCAGACATAATCAAAATGGCGCAGGCTGCAGGTTATACATACGACGAATTCATACTTACCATCTTCGAAGACGCGTTGAGAAAATAA
- a CDS encoding alpha/beta hydrolase fold domain-containing protein yields the protein MHGGAYVGNITKMHWDLVGKLVDKLNALVVVPDYPLAPENTWRETYEFVDKLYGMLLEKYSGKKFVFIGDSAGGGLALGFAQKLRDENRRLPEHIVLFSPWIDVSMENPEIANLESKDVILTVKGLKAAAQQYASGLELKDWHVSPIYGDFHGFCPVSIFTGTHDILNPDARKLRDKLREQRVLCNYFEYDGLFHDWVILTFLRESKDALEKLKNILSGL from the coding sequence TTGCATGGTGGAGCGTATGTTGGCAATATAACTAAAATGCACTGGGATTTGGTTGGAAAATTAGTTGATAAGTTGAACGCACTTGTCGTTGTTCCGGATTATCCGCTTGCGCCTGAGAATACGTGGAGAGAAACTTACGAGTTTGTGGATAAGCTTTATGGAATGCTGCTCGAGAAATATTCAGGCAAAAAATTTGTTTTCATCGGCGATTCGGCAGGCGGGGGACTGGCGCTCGGATTTGCACAAAAGTTGAGAGACGAGAATAGAAGATTGCCTGAACACATTGTTCTCTTCTCGCCCTGGATTGATGTGAGCATGGAGAATCCTGAGATTGCGAATTTAGAGAGCAAAGATGTGATTCTAACAGTTAAGGGCTTGAAAGCAGCAGCTCAGCAGTACGCTTCTGGGCTGGAATTGAAAGACTGGCACGTTAGCCCGATTTATGGAGATTTTCATGGCTTTTGTCCGGTGAGTATATTCACGGGTACACACGATATCCTCAATCCAGATGCACGAAAGCTGAGAGATAAGCTTAGAGAACAACGGGTTTTATGCAATTATTTCGAGTACGACGGCTTGTTCCACGACTGGGTGATTTTGACATTTCTTAGGGAATCGAAAGATGCTTTGGAAAAGCTTAAAAACATCCTGAGCGGGTTGTAG